Proteins encoded by one window of Clostridium cagae:
- a CDS encoding AI-2E family transporter: protein MTINKNVKYKDILIMAIIGIVLYKIIDNYQFFFNIVKHFFSIMSPFTYALIFAYILNPIMMIFEKRFKFSRGKSILVTYAIITGIIIMFFFFTIPSLVDSIASIIKEVPNYMETIQEWINTAIKNPKLSELIIDAGLVDKIELLSIKMGNFTITILQGMLGYLLSLTGNLVKIVFGFLIAIYVLSDKDGLLHGLKTITYIILKEKKASELIKVCNTYSKMIGVYIGTKAIDSAIIGLISLIGLVIVKAPYALLLSIIVAITNMIPYFGPFIGEVVGAGVCIFVSPMKALIVFILLLLIQQFDAWYLDPKLIGAKVGVKPFWIIMGVIIGGAFWGPIGMLLASPTIATINIYYIRLVKFYKSKNPSLFKNL from the coding sequence ATGACTATAAATAAAAATGTAAAATATAAGGATATATTAATAATGGCTATTATTGGAATTGTTCTGTACAAAATAATAGATAATTATCAGTTTTTCTTTAATATAGTTAAACATTTTTTTTCTATTATGTCACCATTTACATATGCTTTGATTTTTGCATATATATTGAATCCTATAATGATGATTTTTGAAAAAAGATTTAAATTTTCAAGAGGAAAATCTATATTAGTAACCTATGCAATTATAACAGGAATAATAATAATGTTTTTCTTTTTTACAATACCTAGTTTAGTTGATAGCATAGCTAGTATAATTAAAGAAGTTCCTAATTATATGGAAACAATTCAAGAATGGATTAATACAGCAATTAAAAATCCTAAATTAAGTGAATTGATAATTGATGCAGGGTTAGTTGATAAAATTGAACTTTTATCTATTAAAATGGGAAACTTTACAATAACTATATTACAAGGAATGTTAGGATATTTATTATCTCTTACAGGAAACTTAGTTAAAATAGTATTCGGATTTTTAATAGCTATTTATGTATTAAGTGATAAAGATGGATTACTGCATGGTTTAAAAACTATAACTTATATAATATTAAAAGAGAAGAAGGCAAGTGAGCTAATTAAAGTTTGCAATACCTATAGTAAGATGATAGGTGTATATATAGGAACAAAAGCTATAGATTCAGCAATAATAGGGCTTATATCATTGATTGGTTTAGTAATAGTTAAAGCTCCATATGCTCTTTTATTATCGATCATAGTTGCTATTACTAATATGATACCTTACTTTGGTCCATTTATAGGAGAAGTAGTTGGTGCGGGAGTATGTATTTTTGTTTCACCTATGAAGGCTCTTATAGTATTTATACTTTTACTTCTAATTCAACAATTTGATGCTTGGTATCTTGATCCTAAGCTTATAGGAGCAAAAGTAGGTGTAAAACCATTTTGGATAATTATGGGCGTGATAATAGGTGGTGCATTCTGGGGGCCTATTGGAATGCTATTAGCGTCACCTACAATTGCAACTATTAATATTTATTATATTAGATTGGTAAAATTCTATAAGTCTAAAAATCCAAGCTTATTTAAGAATTTATAA